In the Ficedula albicollis isolate OC2 chromosome 22, FicAlb1.5, whole genome shotgun sequence genome, one interval contains:
- the MOB1A gene encoding MOB kinase activator 1A has product MSFLFGSRSSKTFKPKKNIPEGSHQYELLKHAEATLGSGNLRQAVMLPEGEDLNEWIAVNTVDFFNQINMLYGTITEFCTESSCPVMSAGPRYEYHWADGTNIKKPIKCSAPKYIDYLMTWVQDQLDDETLFPSKIGVPFPKNFMSVAKTILKRLFRVYAHIYHQHFDSVMRLQEEAHLNTSFKHFIFFVQEFSLIDRRELAPLHELIEKLGSKDR; this is encoded by the exons ATGAGCTTCCTCTT TGGGAGCCGCTCTTCGAAAACATTCAAGCCAAAGAAGAACATTCCAGAAGGATCCCACCAGTACGAGCTCCTCAAACACGCCGAGGCCACGCTGGGCAGCGGCAACCTGCGGCAGGCCGTGATGCTGCCCGAGGGGGAGGACCTCAACGAGTGGATTGCTGTCAACA CTGTGGATTTCTTCAACCAGATCAACATGCTGTACGGGACCATCACGGAGTTCTGCACCGAGAGCAGCTGCCCTGTCATGTCTGCAGGGCCCAG GTACGAGTACCACTGGGCCGACGGCACCAACATCAAGAAGCCCATCAAGTGCTCAGCACCCAAGTACATCGATTACCTGATGACCTGGGTGCAGGACCAGCTGGATGACGAGACCCTCTTCCCTTCCAAGATCG GTGTCCCCTTCCCCAAGAACTTCATGTCAGTGGCCAAGACCATCCTGAAGCGGCTGTTCCGGGTCTACGCCCACATCTACCACCAGCACTTCGACTCGGTgatgaggctgcaggaggaggctcACCTCAACACCTCCTTCAAGCACTTCATCTTCTTCGTGCAG GAGTTCAGCCTGATTGACAGGCGGGAGCTGGCTCCTCTGCACGAGCTGATTGAGAAGTTGGGCTCCAAGGACAGATAA
- the LOC107604138 gene encoding translation initiation factor IF-2-like produces the protein MARAVDNEGAAPTGADRASPGVRADTGGSMPPGARTTDTDRASPPPPPKATKTARPGKGKVDGEHTGPPKWERVGHRPGSTKARTDKHRDSEGPRRPPHIGGVWPSPRFKTAKDQIKLAKITSSAVPDLCSPNESLATQTTVKAAPAPRRGARRPSGGRGARGGRGCLRPPPPWAVLGGFRALLAGMAGLGVSGCVTPGGAQGAHPRWAKTETIPPLQKWRSGSDARFRSQRRAWRPHR, from the exons ATGGCCCGAGCTGTCGATAACGAAGGAGCTGCACCGACGGGCGCGGACAGAGCATCCCCCGGGGTGAGGGCGGATACGGGGGGGAGCATGCCCCCGGGGGCAAGGACGACGGACACCGACAGAGCttctcccccaccccccccaaaGGCGACAAAGACAGCACGGCCTGGCAAAGGTAAGGTGGATGGAGAGCACACCGGCCCCCCCAAATGGGAGAGGGTCGGACACCGCCCCGGCTCAACAAAGGCAAGGACAGACAAGCACCGGGACAGCGAGGGACCGCGCCGGCCCCCCCACATCGGAGGGGTTTGGCCATCGCCCCGGTTCAAAACAGCTAAAGACCAAATAAAGTTGGCAAAAATCACATCAAGTGCTGTGCctgatctctgctctcccaATGAGTCACTCGCCACCCAAACCACGGTCAAAGCCGCCCCCGCCCCGCGCAGAGGAGCACGGAGACCCTCGGGCGGGCGGGGAGCGCGGGGGGGCCGGGGGTGTCTCCGTCCCCCTCCTCCCTGGGCGGTGCTGGGGGGTTTCAGGGCTCTCCTGGCGGGAATGGCGGGGCTGGGGGTCTCTGGCTGTGTCACACCAGGGGGTGCTCAGGGTGCTCACCCCAGG TGGGCAAAGACAGAGACGATCCCGCCCCTCCAGAAGTGGCGGAGCGGCAGCGACGCGCGTTTCCGATCTCAGCGACGCGCGTGGAGACCCCACCGATGA
- the MTHFD2 gene encoding bifunctional methylenetetrahydrofolate dehydrogenase/cyclohydrolase, mitochondrial, translating into SSSGCSDSASFGTSFDPGTEPRTCCCPRLCQSTGTKPFPPGFPAPSCPGLAAGGPGAVVTLRCCRGDAVVISGRKLARQIRQEARHEVQQWVAAGNRRPHLSVVLVGENPASHSYVLNKTKAAADVGISSETILRPASITEQELLELIGKLNSDPAVDGLLVQLPLPEHIDERRVCNAVSPHKDVDGFHVLNVGRMCLDQDSMLPATPRGVWEIIQRTGIPTLGRNVVVAGRSKNVGMPIAMLLHTDGSHERPGGDATVTISHRYTPKEQLKQHTIRADIVVAAAGIPNLITADMIKEGAAVIDVGITRVQDPVTARPRLVGDVDFEGVRKKASYITPVPGGVGPMTVAMLMKNTIIAAKKLLKPQQLEALPA; encoded by the exons TCCAGCTCGGGGTGTTCCGATTCTGCCTCATTTGGTACCAGCTTTGATCCTGGAACCGAGCCTAGAACATGTTGCTGCCCAAGGCTCTGCCAAAGCACAGGGACCAAGCCTTTCCCCCCGGGTTttcctgccccatcctgcccggggctggcagctggTGGCCCCGGGGCTGTGGTGACACTTCGCTGCTGCAGGGGGGACGCCGTGGTGATCTCGGGGAGGAAGCTGGCCCGGCAGATCCGGCAGGAGGCGCGGCACGAGGTGCAGCAGTGGGTGGCTGCAGGCAACAGGAGGCCCCACCTGAGCGTGGTGCTGGTGGGGGAGAACCCGGCCAGCCACTCCTACGTCCtcaacaaaaccaaagctgCGGCTGATGTGG GGATCAGCAGCGAGACCATCCTCAGGCCGGCCTCCATCAccgagcaggagctgctggagctcatcGGCAAACTCAACAGCGACCCGGCCGTGGACGGGCTGCTGGTGCAGCTTCCCCTGCCCG AGCACATCGACGAGCGCAGGGTGTGCAACGCCGTCAGCCCGCACAAGGACGTGGACGGCTTCCACGTGCTCAACGTGGGCCGCATGTGCCTGGACCAGGACTCCATGCTGCCTGCCACGCCCCGGGGCGTCTGGGAGATCATCCAGAGGACAG GGATCCCCACGCTGGGCAGGAACGTGGTGGTGGCGGGCAGGTCCAAGAACGTGGGGATGCCGATCGCGATGCTGCTGCACACCGACGGCAGCCACGAGCGGCCTGGAG GTGACGCCACGGTGACGATCTCGCACCGCTACACgcccaaggagcagctgaagcagcacaCCATCCGTGCTGACATCgtggtggcagctgcag GCATCCCCAACCTGATCACAGCCGACATGATCAAGGAGGGCGCGGCCGTGATCGACGTGGGCATCACGCGGGTGCAGGACCCCGTCACGGCCCGGCCCCGCCTGGTGGGGGACGTGGATTTCGAAG GGGTGAGGAAGAAGGCGAGTTACATCACGCCGGTGCCGGGCGGCGTGGGGCCCATGACGGTGGCCATGCTGATGAAGAACACCATCATCGCTGCCAAGAAACTGCTGAAACCCCAACAGCTGGAGGCCCTGCCCGCCTAG